The nucleotide sequence ACTGAAAACGCAAGGTTAACAGTGAATCTAACTCAGGTTTATACGTCGTATGACACTGGTTGAGACAAGCAGTAATCGCCTCCTTAAATGCAGAGAAGTCAGCATAATAAATCGAATATAAGCATTGCTTCTTGACAAACTTCCACAAGCGCTCAATCAAGTTGAGATTGGGAGAATAGACCGTTAGATACAACAACTCAATGTTCAATGATTGAGCCAACTCCATCACAACCGCACACTTCTGATACCGAGCGTTATCCAACACAAGCGTAATCGGAATGTCTAATCCCAGAGCTGCCAGTTTGTGCAGTAATTCACAGACACTTTGAGCGTTGATATAAGTCTCATTGGTGACGGTGATTAACGCATGAGTCACGGCGTTGAGGGCCCCTAAGACATTGAACCGTTGCCTTCCTGCCCCCGACTTGATAAACAAGCGTTCAAAGCACCACAAAAACCCTAAGTAGGCCCCCAGAACAAAATGGGCAGCATCGACAAAGAAGACGGCTCTCTGACCTGCTTTTGCCTCTTGCAGTCGTGGGTCTAGTTTTTTTTGACGAACTCCTCCTGCGCTTCTACATCAGCTTTGGCGGGCAACATCCCCACTCGCCGACAACGCATCCCCATCGATTTGAGAAACACCCTCACTTGCTCCCGACTACGGACAATACCAGTCAGTTCTTCGATCTTGGCGCAAGCCTGCGCTAGGGTCTTTGGAGGATTTGCCCGGAAGTATGCTTCCAAAGTCTGTTGATGTTGTTTCAGTTCACTCTGGGGTCGATAAAAGGTCAATTCTTTGAGATTGCCGATCCCCCCAGTTTCATAATCTCGCAGATAGCTCAACAACGTTGGTTTTGTCACCCGAAGCAACCGGGTAATTTCCTGATGCGAGTATCCTTGACTTTTGAGATACAACGCTTCCATTTTTTGTTGCACACGCGGATGTGGATGGTGAAAGCGTTCGTAATGTAGTTGCTCAATCTCTTCGGCACTAAAGCTCAGTTGGATCATTGGGAGGCACCGTGCTCAACACTCAACGGTCTACCTCATTTCTACTTTATCTAGAGGGTAAAATCTATACCCCGGCAAAGTATATCTGTTCCAATCGGTTTACCTATGTAGCAGATGACACAGGGACGATCGCCGGGTTTGCAGAGTTAGAGCCAGATGGTCACATTGATTGCTTTTACTGTCATAAAAACTATCAGCGGTGTGGCGTGGGAAGGCAGCTTTATCAGGCGATTGAAGCCAGGGCGCGTGATCAGGGAATTCGCTATCTAACGGTTGAAGCAAGTATTACAGCCCAACCATTTTTTCAACGGATGGGGTTTTCTCTGATTAAAGAACAGGAGACTGCTTGCCGGGGTGAAACTTTCACCAATTATGTAATGGAAAAGTGGCTGGAGCCAGATGAGTTGAAAGTCCTCAATTCATACAACCTTTAATTCATACCCCGAATTAGTCCCCCCACGCTGGCATACGGGCGTTCTATCGGAAAATTTTTGACGGGTCGCAGATCCTCAAAATTTAACCCTGATCAGCTTTTCGGTATTCAGTTACCCATTAAATTTAACTTGATAAACCACTGGCGCGAGCGGGAAACTTGAGTTTAGGATTGAAGCGGACTATGGTGAACCGCAATGGAAAATCGTCAAAATCCCATTGACCTGGTGAAACAGGGTGATCCCGTTGCGATCGCCCAACTCATCAATCGGGCGTTGCAACCGAAGGGCATCACTGCCAGAGTAACACGCACAGGTACCTCGCTGAAGGTGATGCTGGAAGCGGATCAGATTCCTGACCAGAGGGCGATCGTTCCCTACCTTCAGAAAAACCTGGAAAAATTAGGAATCTTATCCATCAAAACCATTGAGCTATACGGCAAACAGGCGTGTGCGGCAACTCCGGCATGGCGGCAAAGTATATCTGTGGCTAACCAGATCATGCCTGCTTCCCAGCCCAGCCCCCCACCCGCACCCCCAGTGGTTACGGAAGAACCGCGGGTTCAGCCAACGGCAACCAATCCTGTTTCCGCTGCAATGGCTGACCGCATTCGGGCAATGTCACCCGTGGGCAAATCTCAGCGGCTCTATCAAGCCATGTTTTCAGGCGTGATTGCCCTTGTTCTGATTCTGATTGGCGCAAACCTGCGATCGCTCCACAGGTTGATAGCGAAACCCAAACAATCGGCGCAACAAGTAGAACTGGCTAAAAAGCCAAAAGGAGTCTATCAGGCACAAATTATCAACCGGATTGGAGGCGTGCCTGTGATCATGGTGACTTTCAATGGGAACCACACTACTCCGATGATTGTGGATACAGGGGCAAGCGGTACAGTGGTGACCCAGACCATCGCGGCTAGATTAGGGATTGTGCCCATTGGTCAATCGATCGCCCAAACTGCCAACGGTTACACTACGTTTGATGTGGGGTATGTGGACTCGATTGAAGTAGAGGGAGCAAAAATTAACCGGGTACCCGTCGCGATCGGGCTGGCAGATATGAATATTGGATTGCTGGGGCACGATTTCTTTGGCAACTTTGATGTTACTGTCCGGGAAACAACGGTGGAATTCCGTCCTCGGTCTGGCAACGCTGATCAGGAATGATATTGCCGCCCCTCCTGTGGTCGAGTCCACCGTCACGGTGTAAGAGAGGGTCGTGGTGTCGCCTGCCAGGTCGGTGAGGGTGAGTAACAACGGTTCGGTGCCACTTAACCCACTGCCATTGGCATTGGTGGCGATCGCCAACCACTCATAACCTCCCTGGTCGAGAACAGAAGCAAGGGCGATCGCCATTGTGCAGCAAAATATTGCCCTGATTACCTTGCCCAACCTGACGGCCACCACCCTCGGCGTGCTGCTCCTGCTCGATCTGGTACTGGTGGTAACGATCAACAATACCGCCAACCTGCTGGCCCTGCTCAACGCCCTCCGTCCTTTCTGGTCACAGATGGGGCCAGAGACCCCGGCGACGAATCCACAGTAGGATCTGAGAGATCAGGGCCAGGACAGGCAGTTCAATCAAAGGACCGATGATCAGGGCGATCGCAATGAATGGCCGGTGAGGAAACGCCGAAGCTGCGATCGCCAGAGATAGGGGCGAATTGCGGGCCAGGGTGGTACAGCTAAAGCAGGCCAACTCCGGGTAGGAGAAGCGCCCATAGCAACCAACCACCAGCCCCAGCGCAAAATTAATCCCAAAAAACAGCCCCAGGGGCATTAGCAACCGCAGCAAAAGATCAGGATTTTGTACCAGGGCGCTACCTTCAGCAGCAAAGATCGCTACAATGGCCAGATTCAGGCAAATAACCTGAAACGGCTCCGCCTGACCCAGCACTGAAGCGACGGACCTGGGCACATAGCCCTGGCCTTGCCCCCAGCGCGTCAGCGTCGCTAAGCCCAGGGGCACCAGCAGCACCCAGAACAGACTTTCAAAGAGCTGTGTCAACTCCAGTTCCACCAGAGTTCCGGCAAACAGCAGCAGGTACAGAGGTAACAGTACCACCTGCAAAACCAGGTTCAACGGCAGTAGCGCCGTCGCCAGCGCCACATCTCCCCTGGCTACACTTGTGAATACAATGTACCAGTCGGTGCAGGGGGTAACCAACAGCATGATCAGCCCCACCCAGAGGTCAGGATAGGCCCGCAAAAACAACGCCCCCAATCCCCAGGCCAGCAGCGGTGTCCAGACGAAGTTGACCATGAGGCTGGCAGCCGTGACCTTAATGGTTTTCCAACTTTGCCCAAAGTGTTTTAGGGATAGGGGCAAAAACGTGGCATATAGCATTGCCCCCAGCAACGGCACAATCACTCCGGAGGCAATACTGGCCATTCCATTGATGGGTGCTAACCCCAGCCCCACCGCCACCGACAGCAGAATCAAAACTGGCTGTAGACGCTCAAATAAGGTCGTCCCCATAGAAGCATAAAGATTAAGCCAACTCTATGCATCTTATTCTGCTTCGGCAGCGATAACCTGTCGCACCTGCTTCGGGCGGAGATCGCACTCAGTATCCCCCTTACACCCGCAGCATCCGCAGCCCATTGAGTGTTACCAGCAGCGTCGATCCTTCATGGCCCAGCACTCCGGCAGGCAGGGTGAGTTCCCCCAGGAAGTTGGCGGTCAGCAGCAGCCCGATGGACACCAGAGCCAGGGTGATATTCTGGCGAATAATGCGCTGCGATCGCTGGCCAATTACAATCGCCTGTTCCAGCTTCTCCAGGCGATCGCCCATCAGCACAATGTCGGCAGTCTCCAGGGCCACATCTGACCCGGCTCCCCCCATGGCAATGCCCACTGACGCCTGGGCCAGTGCCGGGGCATCGTTGATGCCATCGCCCACCATGGCTACGGTGGAGTACTGCTGTTGCAGGCGCTGCACCACCGCCACTTTGTCTTCTGGCAGCAGATCGGCATAGACCTGGGTGACGCCGATTTCCTCGGCCACGGTTTGAGCCGTCGCCTGGTGGTCGCCGGTCAACATCACCGTGGCGGCAATGCCCCACTGCCGTAGGGCGTGCAATAATTGGGCCGCCTGGGGCCGCACCTGATCGGCCACGGCCAGCAGACCCAAGATCTGCTGACCGTGGCGTACCCAGATCACAGTTTTGCCCACGGCCTCTAGCCGTTGGCTGGTCTGCAATAGGGTGGGGTCTGTTGGGGTAGTCAGGCCAGCCGTCACATAGGCCAGCTTGCCCACCCTTACAGGTAAACCATCCAGTTCCCCATCAATTCCCTGGCCCACGCTGGCCTGCACCATAGTAGCGGGATGCAGGGGAATTTGGCGTTGGTGGGCGGCGGTGACCACCGCCTGGGCAATGGGATGTTCAGAGTAGGTTTCCAGGGAGGCGGCAATTTGCAGCAGGTGTTCAGAGGACACAGCAGCGGCGGGAATGAAGTCACTGACGCTCAACACACCTGTAGTGAGAGTGCCAGTTTTGTCAAAGGCGATCGCCTGCACCCGACCAATAGTTTCGAGCTGCCCACCGTCTTTGAAGAGAATCCCCTGCCGCGCCCCGCGGGCAATTCCGGACAGCAGAGCGGGCATAATCGAGGCCATCAGGGCACAGGGAGAGGCAACTACCAAAAAAAACAGTGCCTGGTAGATGGTCCTGTCCCAGGGCCAGTCCAGCAGCAGCGGCGGCAGAATCGCCAGCAATAGCCCCATAGACACAATTACCCGGGCGTAGCCTCGCTCAAACCGCTCTAAAAATTTTTGAGAAGGGGGCTGACTGGTTTTGGCCTGCTCGACGAGCTGAATTACCCGCTGAATCAGGCTACTCTCTGGGGGTTTGTGCAGATCCACCAGCAGCACACCGCTGCCGTTGATGGTGCCCGCATACACTTCATCCCCCACAGTCTTTTCCACCGGAATCGATTCTCCGGTAATGGTTGCTTGGTTGACAGTGCTGTCACCCTCTGCCACCAAGCCGTCGGTGGGGATCAGATCGCCTGGCTTGATTAAAATGCGATCGCCCACTCGCAGATCCGCCGTGGCCACAGTTTTTTCCTGCCCCTGCACCAGCATCCGGGCCGTATCCGGTGTTAATCGCATCAGGCTGCGAATATTACGCTCGGTGCGATGCATGGCAATGTCTTCCAGGGCACCGCTGACGGCAAAGATCAAGATCAGCACCGCCCCATCCACCAGCAGGTGGTAATCCTGCTGCCACAGCCCCAGGACAGCCGCCCCCAGAGCCGCCACAATCATCAGCAGGTCCACATCCAGCTCGCGCTCATGCCACAGGGTGGTCAAGCCCTCACGGGCGCTGGCATACCCGCCAATGACATAAGCGGCAAACAATACCCAGATCCCCACCCCCAGCCAATGTACCTGGAGCGCCAGCCATCCCATCACTGTCAAGCCAGCGCAGAGTCCAGCGGCAAAGGCTTCTGGATAGGTCTGCACCCAGGGGGGCAGCCGTTTTTGCAAGGGGATTGGCAGGTAAACCATAGGACACAACTCCGGCAAAGAATGCTCCCAGGGTAAACCTTGACATCAATGTCAAAGTCAAGGGTAGGATACAAAGCATCAAGACGGTGCTGCGATCGTGTCCTCTTCTCCATCCTCCCAAACTGCTCCGAAGTTCACCATCAAAGCCCTGACCCAGGCCGTGGGCCAGGGGGTTACCCCTCGCATGGTGCGCCATTATCACCAGATTGGGCTACTGCCCCAGCCAGCCCGATCCGAGGGCAACTATCGGCTCTACAGTGAGGCCGATGTGCAGCGACGTCAGCGCATAATGGCCCTGAAACAACAGGGGTTTCAGCTCGCCCACATCCAGCAAATGCTGGCCCCGGCCACCGACACCACTCAGGTTGAGCCACTGGTCACCCAGTTGCAGCAGCAGTATCAGGCATT is from Leptothermofonsia sichuanensis E412 and encodes:
- a CDS encoding GNAT family N-acetyltransferase, translating into MLNTQRSTSFLLYLEGKIYTPAKYICSNRFTYVADDTGTIAGFAELEPDGHIDCFYCHKNYQRCGVGRQLYQAIEARARDQGIRYLTVEASITAQPFFQRMGFSLIKEQETACRGETFTNYVMEKWLEPDELKVLNSYNL
- a CDS encoding retropepsin-like aspartic protease family protein codes for the protein MENRQNPIDLVKQGDPVAIAQLINRALQPKGITARVTRTGTSLKVMLEADQIPDQRAIVPYLQKNLEKLGILSIKTIELYGKQACAATPAWRQSISVANQIMPASQPSPPPAPPVVTEEPRVQPTATNPVSAAMADRIRAMSPVGKSQRLYQAMFSGVIALVLILIGANLRSLHRLIAKPKQSAQQVELAKKPKGVYQAQIINRIGGVPVIMVTFNGNHTTPMIVDTGASGTVVTQTIAARLGIVPIGQSIAQTANGYTTFDVGYVDSIEVEGAKINRVPVAIGLADMNIGLLGHDFFGNFDVTVRETTVEFRPRSGNADQE
- a CDS encoding arsenic resistance protein; amino-acid sequence: MGTTLFERLQPVLILLSVAVGLGLAPINGMASIASGVIVPLLGAMLYATFLPLSLKHFGQSWKTIKVTAASLMVNFVWTPLLAWGLGALFLRAYPDLWVGLIMLLVTPCTDWYIVFTSVARGDVALATALLPLNLVLQVVLLPLYLLLFAGTLVELELTQLFESLFWVLLVPLGLATLTRWGQGQGYVPRSVASVLGQAEPFQVICLNLAIVAIFAAEGSALVQNPDLLLRLLMPLGLFFGINFALGLVVGCYGRFSYPELACFSCTTLARNSPLSLAIAASAFPHRPFIAIALIIGPLIELPVLALISQILLWIRRRGLWPHL
- a CDS encoding heavy metal translocating P-type ATPase, producing MVYLPIPLQKRLPPWVQTYPEAFAAGLCAGLTVMGWLALQVHWLGVGIWVLFAAYVIGGYASAREGLTTLWHERELDVDLLMIVAALGAAVLGLWQQDYHLLVDGAVLILIFAVSGALEDIAMHRTERNIRSLMRLTPDTARMLVQGQEKTVATADLRVGDRILIKPGDLIPTDGLVAEGDSTVNQATITGESIPVEKTVGDEVYAGTINGSGVLLVDLHKPPESSLIQRVIQLVEQAKTSQPPSQKFLERFERGYARVIVSMGLLLAILPPLLLDWPWDRTIYQALFFLVVASPCALMASIMPALLSGIARGARQGILFKDGGQLETIGRVQAIAFDKTGTLTTGVLSVSDFIPAAAVSSEHLLQIAASLETYSEHPIAQAVVTAAHQRQIPLHPATMVQASVGQGIDGELDGLPVRVGKLAYVTAGLTTPTDPTLLQTSQRLEAVGKTVIWVRHGQQILGLLAVADQVRPQAAQLLHALRQWGIAATVMLTGDHQATAQTVAEEIGVTQVYADLLPEDKVAVVQRLQQQYSTVAMVGDGINDAPALAQASVGIAMGGAGSDVALETADIVLMGDRLEKLEQAIVIGQRSQRIIRQNITLALVSIGLLLTANFLGELTLPAGVLGHEGSTLLVTLNGLRMLRV